A window of Diospyros lotus cultivar Yz01 chromosome 14, ASM1463336v1, whole genome shotgun sequence contains these coding sequences:
- the LOC127789567 gene encoding peptide methionine sulfoxide reductase-like, with amino-acid sequence MEARLFLSLALFFLFVSSFWSSRRAASMSEEKSNPALDPDLDQPENPGLELAQFAAGCFWGVELAFQRVEGVVKTEVGYSQGHAPDPDYRLVCTGSTNHAEVVRVHFDPALCHYSNLLSVFWSRHDPTTLNRQGGDIGTQYRSGIYYYSEEQAGLARESKEAKQQELKDRLVVTEILPAKRFYRAEEYHQQYLEKGGGRGGLKQSAAKGCNDPIRCYG; translated from the exons ATGGAAGCTCGTCTCtttctctcgctcgctctcttcttcctctttgtctCTTCGTTTTGGAGTTCCAGAAGGGCAGCTTCAATGTCGGAAGAAAAAAGCAACCCAGCGCTGGATCCGGATCTGGACCAACCGGAGAATCCGGGGCTGGAGCTGGCCCAGTTCGCGGCGGGGTGCTTCTGGGGCGTGGAGCTGGCGTTCCAGCGGGTGGAGGGCGTGGTGAAGACGGAGGTAGGCTACTCTCAGGGCCACGCGCCGGACCCTGACTACCGGCTGGTCTGCACCGGCTCCACCAACCATGCCGAGGTCGTCCGGGTCCACTTCGACCCCGCCCTCTGCCACTACTCCAATCTTCTCTCCGTTTTCTGGTCCCGCCACGATCCCACCACTCTCAATCGCCAG GGCGGCGACATCGGGACGCAGTACCGATCGGGAATATACTACTACAGTGAGGAGCAGGCTGGGCTGGCGAGAGAATCGAAAGAAGCGAAGCAACAGGAGCTGAAGGATCGGCTGGTGGTGACGGAGATCCTTCCGGCGAAGAGATTTTACAGGGCGGAGGAGTACCACCAGCAGTACTTGGAAAAGGGTGGCGGCCGCGGGGGCCTCAAACAGTCGGCGGCCAAGGGCTGCAATGACCCCATCCGATGCTACGGTTGA